Within Quercus lobata isolate SW786 chromosome 5, ValleyOak3.0 Primary Assembly, whole genome shotgun sequence, the genomic segment CCATGgagttttcaataataaaaaatttataccaCCACACACCTTTGGTGTGAtgatcactctacaagtataagcgATTATGGAATATAGGAAGGTaagggtcggggttcaagtttCCAGAAGAGAGTtctacacatatatacacttagattagattagagtaaaatttctatcttgtatcaagaaaaaataataaaaaatctacaTCCTTAAAACGAGACATAACCTTGAAACTACCTCCACGTATAATTTTGGCTAGATACAATGGATAAAACTCAGATACATTAAGTTATATAAAGGATAAATTATATactttaagtttcttaattgaattcaaacacCTAATGCAAGGATGGACCCAGGTGGGGCCCATGGAGGCCTAGGCCccaggcccaaaaaaaaaaaattagttgtttaattttcagtaaaaaaaaaaaaaaaaaaatttagactatGGCCCCCTTACTTTGTAGCTTGGGCCCCCTCCAAAATCATGAATCATCAACCCAGCTCAtgtaaatctttaaaaaaaaatgtaaaaaaataatagtgttctgtgtattaagaaataatagtgttttgtgtcttttgtttttgttggtagatgattaCATCTTAATATAtaagaaacaacaatttttgcATATTTGTCTTGGTTGAAAGTTTCTTAATACTATACGGATgtgtatttggatttttttattattttttttcgcTTATCTTCGGCCCCCCTTAACTTGAAATCCTGGGTCCGTCCTTAATCTAATGCTATATCTAAGTTTAATACCAAGGGCTGACTCAATGTCTTAGAGGACTTAAGGCGATAACACTAAGtgggacatttttttttctatactactatttaaggggcttctctTATTTgggatcctcattttttttgttcaaaaatgctCCTACACTCTTatatttaagtagagacaaaactaaagaacaatacagtaaaaatacaactctaactcccactaaaatattgcctaaaaaatagggtcattctcttgttgattttcaaattgttttattcacttataaattagattttcaaaataaaaattatatatataaaataaaaacacttttttttttgctacaaaataaACGTAtaatatttgttcattttttgaaactaaCCTCATGACACTCCTAGTTGTATTAATAGTTCTAAATACTTAATATTATgacataataaaattattattaaaaaaaaagcctcattgcACACACGAAGCACATGTGATAAGGCTagtatatttaaatattaatttaaaatttttatttaaattttgatataatttttatttcatttatatctatttttcttacttttagagatgtaaaacactaaaactactaaattaagtttttgttttcaagtttcgctaatattttcttttcaattaattttatggCTAATCAACTAATTCTTTcatctactttattattttcttcattttcttctaaatgtTTTTAAGTTTCACTaacatttccttttcaattaattttatgaCTAATCTACTAAAAATTatgtgattgaaaattttaatgaaaattataatttgaaaattaatatttttgttaacaTATACTCTATAGAATTTTTGGACGTGGATCATCTcataaagaaacaaagaaattgaagttggaattttatcttaaaaaaaaaaaatgtaatagatAAGTATGAAATGTAAGAATATGAAGAGTACCTTACCGCAAAGCAAGTACAAAGAAAAAGCTCAGAGAAAGTGAACAAAGCAAAGTAGAACAAGAGAAATAGTGACTGTTTGAATTCGGCCTCTTGCATCCACGTTTAGCTTTCAATGCGTTTTagctctttgttttttttttttttttttgggtagccGCACTTGTTGACTTTTTGTCCGTGAACCGTGCATCtgtgcactgtttacggacctataaatttcactttttaacaactttttcattaaaaatgggtctcacgatactattcacacatttaaaaattattttactacagtattttcagtttttagttttcagtttcagcaaaataagttctatccaaacagacccatagaGATTTTAAAGAAGAAACCTGAAGGAGCGGACTTAGTGTTAAGCTTAGCCTCAACGACCGCAGCTTAGGAAGTTAatgttttttatataaagaagCACTTTCCATGATTCCATCCATCCATCTATACAGAGAAGATTGAggtataagatttttttttttttttttttttttttttttttttttttgtattttgattttcGTTTTGTTCCgttgagagagggagagagattttTCAGCTTCTATGTGTGGAACTCCCAAATAGAATAAGAATCGCACACCTtcaatgaaaaaatttattttttctttaacaaaaaaaaaaaaaaattatttgtacaTTAATATTTAAGgcataattaatattttcacaagcAAAGCAATATCTCTATTGATTAgaatttgggatttttgtttttttttttcacttgggTCTAGCCGCCTTACTTGTCTTTCTAATTTCCTTATACAATAAGAATGATAGATTTGAATCTAAATATTATGGAAACTAGTATGTAGCCCCGTGCTACCGCAcgggaatggatatattattaatcatgagtttattcatgtttaaaaggttcagttaagtctaaattcatattattaaccagaaaatttcattaacaaaacttagcagtatatatattttacacagaaagatgaaccttggtgacaatgtttatccaaaagatccattcacgcttttgaatcttcaatctctattggtgattgaaattttcgcagcttaaaaaatttaaaattaaaaaaaaaaaaaaaaaccctcagagttgtactcattttgtagttttacgatgggtcattttgtaacatgatgggcatttgtgtgaagaaaaaaccttTGAAGTTCCATagctgataaaagaaattctctccaatctctttttatagagagaggggtttgtgcgtgtttttatacatccttcatagttgtattatcacgaagcaggtccaatggatttagattgatactaccgattcccaaagcatgagtgtttaatgtgttattaatttcatctcattggcttctgcacatgatagcaaaattaaaaataattagattataCACGTGTATggtaaaattggactccaatttcagattctaattgaacaattggaatgataatatatgatagtaacaacaataggaaaattcaaataaaatttcgaattaaattgtaacaatctgaataaaaaattccagtagaaagacagggtagagtgatccactccaagaaaGTGACCAAACTTGCGTAactatagaataataaatctctctttggaaatttacattgttcatagCCTTTGCCTTCACTGAACATTTTTaaaacatagtgactcacatctgccatccagacatctacagctgggtcctctccaattcgcgtgagattccattgatcactaagttcctttgtAGCCTGTaaaaagtatcatccatcgATCCACAGCAAtgctttcttcattgttataggtGTCAAACCTGAAcaaaagccaaatataaggatagtgaattttagccataatgtgcatctaatcacatattagcaatttataacaaatataaaaatgcaaactttgtaagtgaatagtaaacaaaactcagtgtcagaaccaagaagaaagtagtttaatccgaaactcagtgcaaatataaagatgcaaactttgtaagcaatttataacaaagatgcaaactctggctttgctatctttttggaaattatgcaatgtacccaaaccaagttctCATCACCTATATTAATCTCTTTAGTTTTcacgtttgactacaaaatcaagaaaaaacttaattagtacagtaactcacttgacccgatacatagaagtggttttaatgagaatgaacCCACATACATTTAgtcacatgatgcaaaattcaatttcaatttcagattttagacacatggcataaaattagagttctaatttggaattcaatttcacactctctctgtttcacctattattttaggAATTCAATTTCAgactctctctgcttcacctattattttatatatagataaccCTGTTGAATTTCAAGGCTGTTGATAGTGTACCTTACTAATTAAATCCATAAACGAGACCtactaataataataggtaTGCTTACACAGGTTTCCtataatttactaattttagcaaaagTCATTCGTTTACGGTTAGACCAATGTCGATCACACCAACTGCATTTTTTTTCGTATAAACTAAGGAAAATCTTGTCCTTTTATCAGACATAAACTCTTAAAATCAGACGCACCAATAAAACTATGCCACGTAATCAACCAATTATCTTAAACTGGGacccattaaaaaaacacacatctCTGGGCTACACCAACCAATCCAATTCCACCAAAtagtcaaaaaaaattaagatctcCATTAAGCCCTTGTTTGTTTCGCTGGAAAATTCTCTACTCCTCCAAAGCGaatctctctcgctctctctctctctctctgcttctAGAATTGTagctctttctttgtttcttcagTTACctctagcaattttttttttttcccttccaaatttagaatatttaattatttattaaatttttgtttgaaaatttaaccatttaTGAATTATGCTATTCTCTTTGCACTAAGCCCATGTCGAAAAACTGatttttctctcccttctttttgtttcaatttttattgggaatttaaattttcactcttacttaaaattttattaaaaaaattgaaatttcgtCTTCTTTCAGTTGATACGTTCAGTTACCTATAGCTTAGCTATTGCTCCGTTTCTTTTAAtagaaacatttaaaaaaaaaaaaaaaaactgaaattttctCGAGATAATTTCAGCTCCATATGCTTTTCTCGTGAACCAAACAGTCCACGTTAATTACTATTACATCCCAAAATGCCTTTGGTTCGGCGAAAAAAGCCTGCCGAAACAGAGAAGAATTCTGGGTCGGAATCCGAATCCAATATAAACCAACACGTAAAGCccgaaaaggaaagagaagaagaaaccaTTGACAAGAAGAATGGAAGAGTGAAGGAAAATattaggaagaagaagagggggTGGTCTTGCGTGGACAGCTGTTATTGGTTGATAGGGTTCGTGTGCACAGTATGGTGGGTGGTGGTGTTGCTTTACAATGCTATGCCTTCATCATTGCCTCAATACGTGACTGAGAAGATCACCGGGCCGATGCCGGACCCCCCGGGTTTGAAGCTGAAGAAGGAAGGGCTGATAGCGAAGCACCCGGTGGTTTTCGTGCCGGGAATTGTGACCGGCGGGCTTGAATTGTGGGAAGGGCATCAGTGTGCTGAAGGGTTGTTCAGGAAAAGGCTGTGGGGTGGTACCTTTGGAGAATTGTATAAGAGGTATGGACAATGCCACTATGTACTATCATAGTAtttgtttgtgtatgtgtgtgagtTTTTTGGGGTTATTTGAAAGTGAATGGTGGAATGTGACATTGTGTTTGATGCAAGAATACTTTTATATGGTAGCTCAAGATTAGGATAATTTGAGTTGTGGGGTGGTACCTTTGGCGAAGAGTATGAGAGGTATGGAGTACTATGCCACTATGTAATATCATAGTATTTGgttgtgtgtgcatgtgtgagTTTGTGAGTTTTTTGGGGTTATGTGGCATTGTGTTTGATGCAAGAATTCTTTTTATGGTAACTCTAGGTTAGCATATTTtgtagtttttacttttttaagaCAATTTGAATGGGGATTTTATTTCACTCATATTGGTGTTACTCTAGAATATCGTTATCCGTTAGTACCCTCTATGTTTCAATCTTACTCTTatatatttgttgaattttgcatatataaataatatatgcTGGAGAAGTGTGTAAGAAGTATATATGTTCTATGCCACTATGTGCTGTCATAGTaattggttgtgtgtgtgagtttgtGAGTTTTTTGTATGTGAAAGTGAATGGTGTAGTGTGACATTGTGTTTGATGCAAGAATACTTTTATATGGTAGCTCAAGATTAGcatcttttataatttttttaggataatTTGATTGTGGAATTCTTAAAAAATCTTATCTAGTAATTTTAAAATCTCTGTTTTTAGGATGATTTGATTGTAGATTTTGGCATGTCATCGACATTTAAATATTGAGACTATTATCATTTCAAAATGATGGATAGGATTTTAGAAACTTTATGGTGTagttatttaataaatttatggCAAATTTATTAGTACCATCTCTGATGTTTTAATCTTCCCCATAAATGTTTGTTTAATTTgccatatatgtatatatagtgtCATGAATCAATGTTGGAGAttgaaacaattgaaaaaatatggttattttagaatttttcctTGATGCAACGTGCATTGACATTGTATTAAACTTATGCTAACAAGTCTGCTAGGCATGGACTAAAGTGtacttaataatattttatatttttaagataaattcaaatggattttatttgattaacaGTTTTGAACATGAGTCATTAGGGTTCTCATtaacaaaaccttttttttattattagtagtaTATAAGGTGTTAATTTTGAGGGTATTAATGCATGTGTGATTGAATATTTAGGAGAAATTACTCTGTACTATGGGAATTCACTTATATAGAATAAGGGATTCCATGGATAAAATTTGGGCTAAGATGTGCCATTCAAGTGTGAGAAGTTGGAGTAttggattattttttaatgttcatAGGTTGAGTGCAGTTGGGGGGACTGGTGAGGAATGTGATTGGTGTGGATTGGAGCTTATTTGTGTAGTGATTAATGGGGTATGCGATaatcttaattatttataattagtTGAGTCAACTGGTTTATTCTTGGCAGTGACTGAATGACTTCTTGTTAGTATAAGTGATTAACAGATTGAGGATTAATATGGAAGTTGCCTTGTTTAGTTATGGTGTGTAGAATTGTTTGAATATGGCTGGTCGGTAGGCTTTGGTTGTGATTGTTTTCCACCTTTTTGATTCAtctgtttctttctttggtattgttattttggattgttttccttttttggcaTCCAGTTTAGTCAAAACAAACAGTTGATTATTAACAACTTGCTTGGTCTGGTAATGGTGTCTGGTTGATGCTGAGGATGGGAGGAAATATTCAAATGCCATTACATGTAAGCGATGTTCACAAATCATTTCTTTGAAGCAATAAGTCATTAGAGCCGAGATGCTTGTACTTCAGTTGATTattaaaaaggcaaaaagaaaaactttttctGACCGACTTTGGTTGGGAGCTTGTTACCTGAGTGAATTATTTTGCAGAATGTTGTGCACTTGGTGATgcctaaaattaaaatcatttaGAGGATTAATATCACCTCCTATTTAGGCACGATTATTTGGGTAAAATTCACAATGTCATAGGTTTAGCTGTGACCATTTAGAAGAGAAAGTAAACAAAAATCTCAGCTTGTTTAATAGTCTTCTAGAGTCAAACTTGTTCAGATTGGGGCTGGGCAATAGTAGGTTGGTAGGTTTGCACTAAACATTTCCAACACTAATTGCTCTTAAACTGAAAATGGGGTCTATAGGAATTGCTAGTTCCCACTTGATATCATATCCAGCTTTCTCAGAGTTTATCACTCATTTAACTTGTGAACTTCCATGACAATTGGCAAATGAAATCTCATTGTTCTGTTGGGCCTGCTGCAGACCTCTATGCTGGGTAGAGCACATATCACTGGACAATGAAACTGGATTAGATCCTCCCGGCATAAGGATCCGACCTGTAACTGGACTTGTGGCTGCTGATTACTTTGCTCCAGGCTATTTTGTGTGGGCAGTTTTAATTGCTAACTTGGCTCGCATTGGTTATGAAGAGAAGAACATGTATATGGCTGCATATGATTGGAGAATCTCATTTCAGAATACTGAGGTACTTAAACTTGAACTAGCTGTCGTTTGGTGTTTTGGTGCAGAGTTTTATTGATCATGCACCTTTCTTTTTGTTCCAATCTTCTTTAAATTACTTGCACtgattttgacaattttgtGAAACTCAATTTATCAGGTGCGGGACCAAACTTTAAGCCGGATAAAAAGTAACATAGAATCGATGGTTGCTACCAGTGGGGAAAAGGCAGTTATACTTCCACATTCAATGGGTGTACTGTATTTTCTGCATTTTATGAAGTGGGTTGAGGAGCCAGCACCAAAGGGTGGAGGGGGGGGGCCAGACTGGTGTTCTAAGCATATAAAGGCGGTGATGAACATTGGTGGACCATTTTTGGGTGTTCCAAAAGCTGTTTCTGGGCTTTTCTCTGCTGAAGCTAAGGATATTGCAGTTGCCAGGTTTTTTTCTCTGGTTTCCCTCCTTAGTAGTGTATATACTTGGAATATGCTTTTTGATGGCCTGTTGATACAAGTTTAGTTTGACAGCATTACAATCTTTGCATAGTGAGTAGGAAATTTCTATGCCTCATGTAATTTATTTGTCTGATTATTTTCCTGATATTACAGTATATTGTAACAATGAATCTACTTGGATTACTTTCCTTAGgatattaatttgttttgcttcttctcatttctttgttttcttttttaaataaataattaatctctTTGTATTTCAAAAATGCAGGGCCATTGCACCAGGTTTCTTGGACAGTGATCTGTTTCGTTTTCAAACATTGCAACATGTAATGAGGACAAGTCGCTCATGggactcaacaatgtcaatgaTACCAAAAGGTGGGGACACGATATGGGGTGATCTTGACTGGTCACCAGAGGAAGGCTATGTTACTAGCAAGAGAAGGCAAAGAGATAATGATACACAGTCAGAAAGGCATAGTGCAACCGGAAATCCGGGTTCTCAAACTAAAAGTGTTAAATATGGAAGGATTATATCATTTGGGAAAGACGTGGCAGAGGCACCCTTATCTGAGATTGAGAGGATTGACTTTCTGGTAAGACTATATATTCCACTAGAATCCAGTGAAATCccatattctttttcttttccattttaattCATCAGTGCATAATGATGTATGACGTACTGCGGGTTGGAAACTGGAGATTGGAAGgcttttaaattgattatgagtaattagattttaaaaggTACTACAAAATTGATACCAACAAGCAGTTTGATGATTTATGGGTTATGTTGGTTGCATATACATGGATATATCAAAAAACTGTGTATGAGATGAATACTCAAAGAAGATGGTGAAATAACTCATCATGTGTCTTTGCTGGTTTGTTCGTGTACAGATAGGGACACACATGGTATCTTTATGTTCTTAGCCTATTTGTAAATGTGCAGGATGCCATTAAGGGTAATAATGTTGTAAATAATTCCTGTCATGATGTGTGGACTGAATACCATGACATGGGAATTGAGGGTATCAGAGCTGTTGCGGATCATAAAGTTTACACTGCGGGATCAGTTTTAGATCTGCTTAATTTTGTTGCTCCAAAAATGATGGCACGTGGCAGCGCTCATTTCTCTTATGGAATTGCTGACAATTTGGATGATCCAAAGTACAAACACTATAAATATTGGTCAAATCCCTTGGAGACAAGGTGAGAATCTTTGTACTctacttcaattttttcttgtCACCTCATATTTAAATGATTTCATTGGTTAAATATTTCAGAATATAGTTGTCAATTGAATGCTGAATAGCCTGAATTATTTGGTGCATAAATACGCTTTTGATTGCATGCTTATTTAGTAGCTAAAAGTTTGAAGTTGATGTTAAAAAGTAGCTTAAATCTTAAATAAACCATGAGTAATACTGgttcatttatttctttgttaattaACTAAAAGGATTTTGAGAGAATTTGGTTCTAGAGAGAAATAGATCTTATATAAATGGATTTGAAGAATTCAAAGTTACTATAGTAGTTCCTACACAAGATTGattctttattaatttcatattcTAATATGCTATTATGTTTTGTAAAGAAAGTGGTTCATTAAGGTTTTTTGTTAATAGCCTGGACTCTGGATATACAACCCTTCTACATGCTGTCCTAGGAAAATGATACAGGCATGTTGTAATCACAATGAAATGTGCCCTGATGTTATTAATAGTTAATTGTACTTGCATATTCTTGTTCTTTTTCCCTTTCCATACAGCTATGACATTATTCATATTTAGGAGTCCATTGTTCCCTGGCTGATCATTTTTTGCTTGCTTGATCGATTTAGCCAACTCTGGCTGCTCATAGGGAAAAAAAGTTCTTAATGGTTGTCCAATTAGTATTCACCAACCATTAAAGTAATTTCTGCTAATGTTTAATCTCCCCCATTGGTTTTGCAGATTGCCCAATGCTCCTGACATGGAAATATATTCTATGTATGGAGTTGGCTTACCAACTGAAAGATCTTATGTTTACAAGTTATCCCCCACTGCTGAATGCAACATTCCATTTCAGATTGATACTTCAGCTGATAGTGAAGATGAAGATGGCTGTCTGAAAGATGGAGTCTATCATGTGGATGGTGATGAGACTGTGCCTGTTTTAAGTGCAGGCTTCATGTGCGCGAAAGGATGGCGTGGGAAAACAAGATTTAATCCTTCAGGAAGCCGAACATACGTTAGGGAGTATGATCATTCTCCTCCAGCCAATCTGCTAGAGGGCAGGGGCACCCAAAGTGGAGCTCATGTTGATATAATGGGAAATTTTGCTTTGATTGAGGACATTTTAAGGGTGGCTGCTGGAGCTACAGGGGAAGACTTGGGGGGTGATCGGGTTTACTCTGACATCTTCAAATGGTCTGAGAAGATCAACTTGCAACTGTAATTGCAACTGGTGTATACTCTTAGCCTTTcaatgattattaaaaaaaaaaatcaaacctataCATCTCATACGCAtgttaattaaaatcacattcTGTGATCTTGATTATAATTTCTTCTCCCCTTTTTTCCCAGATATTATTATTTGGTGAGACTCGAAGACACATGGAAATTGtacttgaaactttttttttatgtcagaAATTGTACTCAGACATAGGGAGTCCtactggggggggggggggggggggttggtcTTGAAACTCTTGTTTTAGGACCTTATAGACATCATACGTGTGTGGTTTGGTTGGCCTCTGTGAGGATACGCCTGCCTAACCCTCAGAGAGAAGGGTTGAACAAGAAGTGTCGTTAAAGTCTTAACTTAAATAGGCAACGACAGAAGGGAGAGGGTCACTAATGGAGACATGGGATGTGCTGCACTTGAATCACAAGCTTGGTTTGGttaagatcattttttttttttttggtttggttttaaaGGATAGGGAGGCTTTGTAAATGGTTGCAGTTAGTCATTAGAAGTTAGTAGGTTTCAATTGTTTAGTCACTGATAAATGAGAGCAGTCACCAACAAGTCCTATCATAATGCCACCGGAGAACTAGGAACAGAaactccctccctccctccctccctttGCCTCAAGAATGTTAGAGAGTGTTTGGTACATgcacttaaaaactgaaaatatgtgtgaaaatatgtgtaagtgaaaaaatatatagaaatacgtgtaatattatttaaaaactgaaaacatatgttTGAGTATGTTTGGTACATGTACTTAACAATTGATTGCCTTTCTCCAACCCTTACTACCCAACCTTAAATAGAGCACACTcctaaattaatttaaaatattatgcaTGATATGCAATAGATACATTAGTATACAATATACAGTGGCGGAGCCGCATTATAGGTTTACCCCCACCCCCcttccccccaaaattttgaaatattttaatatcctatatatatatatatatatatatatatgctataaTTCGGTTAGGGTGGGGCCAAAGAAAAAGGAGATTTGGCCCCCCCCAAATTTGAGTTGCTCTCCAAtaacattagaaaaaaaaaaaaaaaaaaattggcttcccccaagaaaaaacaaaaataaataacttaatctttccaaaacaaatttattaaaaaaaaagttacacaaGAATcatccattattattttttttcctttttttatcttttcatttatACATCcaatcaattgagttacaaggcttCTGATaccattatatttaaaaatttaattatttttctctttggaTTATTTTCCGTACATGTTTATAGAGTAAAGTAGACAATTTGTGTGTACTCATTAAAGTTTAGAAAGATTATgttcattagaaaaaaaaaattagaaaaatactgAGTTCTTGCTAATCTAATTCTATAtgaatatgttttgaatttATCTAAACTGATTCATGAATACCATAATTTGGCCCCCCAAGCTAAAATTCCTAGCTCCGCCACTGACAATATATAGTCACGTGTAAGTTACTAATTAGTTAAATGATTTAGCATGGTGAATGGCTGTCTATTTGGCATCCGTTTATAAATTTAGTTTATatgtacaaatttttaaaacatcacatttttttttttataaatacaagtatactttagcaCTCGtacattcataaaaataaataaattattaaaacagCTTAAACTAACTCAATAACCCCTTCAccagtaaaaaaataatactaataaaatagaatacaacAACAACTCGGTGAAGACGAGGAAGtttcccaacaaaaaaaaagttatatgcCAAGGGGCAGCAATGTGAAACAGACATACACAGGTCAAGGGAAAAAGTCTATATCCGAATGAGAGCTAAAGATCATCAAATTATTATTCGACAGGGTTCAAAGGCAGTCACTAGTGGGTACtcttttagcaatttttttttgtccttcctCTTCAACGCCGTTTTATTATAccacaaacacaacacaaaGTCATAAGCATAGGCCATCTCTCTCACTGACAAACAATGCCAACTCTCATTTTTTATAGTATTGATATGATATTGatatttcaccaaaaaaaaaaaaaatgatattgataTAAATATACATGAGCCTCCAATATATTATGTACTAGACTACTAGTACTACCGCCAGTACTACGTACTACGTGGCCTTCACATCATAGGCCATGCTCCgtttttgttggtttgtttgAATTGCGTGGTATGAATAGTCTGTGGTGTAGATGAGGTCCGCACATTGTAATTTAATTAGGGCGTTATATTACATTATCCCGTAATTAttacattattgtaattttatattaatataatcttaatataaaaataaaatattttattgtttaaaaatataatgtgatatattttgtaattttaaattatagtaatgttagaaaaataaaataaaccaaaaatattaatgttaCATCATCATAATGTGCATCAC encodes:
- the LOC115989696 gene encoding phospholipid:diacylglycerol acyltransferase 1-like; the encoded protein is MPLVRRKKPAETEKNSGSESESNINQHVKPEKEREEETIDKKNGRVKENIRKKKRGWSCVDSCYWLIGFVCTVWWVVVLLYNAMPSSLPQYVTEKITGPMPDPPGLKLKKEGLIAKHPVVFVPGIVTGGLELWEGHQCAEGLFRKRLWGGTFGELYKRPLCWVEHISLDNETGLDPPGIRIRPVTGLVAADYFAPGYFVWAVLIANLARIGYEEKNMYMAAYDWRISFQNTEVRDQTLSRIKSNIESMVATSGEKAVILPHSMGVLYFLHFMKWVEEPAPKGGGGGPDWCSKHIKAVMNIGGPFLGVPKAVSGLFSAEAKDIAVARAIAPGFLDSDLFRFQTLQHVMRTSRSWDSTMSMIPKGGDTIWGDLDWSPEEGYVTSKRRQRDNDTQSERHSATGNPGSQTKSVKYGRIISFGKDVAEAPLSEIERIDFLDAIKGNNVVNNSCHDVWTEYHDMGIEGIRAVADHKVYTAGSVLDLLNFVAPKMMARGSAHFSYGIADNLDDPKYKHYKYWSNPLETRLPNAPDMEIYSMYGVGLPTERSYVYKLSPTAECNIPFQIDTSADSEDEDGCLKDGVYHVDGDETVPVLSAGFMCAKGWRGKTRFNPSGSRTYVREYDHSPPANLLEGRGTQSGAHVDIMGNFALIEDILRVAAGATGEDLGGDRVYSDIFKWSEKINLQL